One region of uncultured Methanobrevibacter sp. genomic DNA includes:
- a CDS encoding dihydroorotase family protein, with the protein MDLVIKNCKLIDEIGQYNIGVENGKIVEISKNPIKCDEIIDIKDNYILPGFIDPHVHFRDPGLTQKEDFKTGSLSAANGGFTTIIDMPNTLPKTNTYESLKEKIEIGKSKSVVNFELQAGHSSLEEMEKMVELNPISFKVFMDLESDESLEEIFSNLGKLKQTTDYNGLVAVHCEKQTIIKAETEKLKQKEENEAIDYSYARPSSSEDESVKQAIELAGKNNLRLHICHLSSSKSLSLAKSASKIQPVSWEFTPHHLLLDNSAFNTYGTFIKTNPPLREKQNSIRIDDLDTDSIIGTDHAPHTLEDKTKGVWQSSPGIPNLETVVPLLLTEVNKGKIDLSIIPKILSQNAAKVYGLENKGEIVIGKDADFTVIDLKRKGKFNINEFETKAEYSPFDGWSYTGMPIMTIVNGKIVMNKI; encoded by the coding sequence ATGGATTTAGTTATTAAAAATTGTAAGCTTATTGATGAAATCGGACAGTACAATATCGGAGTAGAAAATGGTAAAATCGTTGAAATTTCAAAAAATCCTATAAAATGTGATGAAATCATAGATATTAAAGACAATTACATATTACCAGGTTTTATTGATCCCCATGTTCACTTTAGAGATCCCGGCCTAACTCAAAAGGAAGACTTCAAAACAGGTAGCTTATCTGCTGCAAACGGAGGATTTACAACCATCATCGATATGCCGAATACCCTTCCAAAGACAAATACATATGAATCACTTAAAGAAAAAATCGAAATTGGAAAAAGCAAATCAGTTGTTAATTTTGAACTTCAGGCAGGACACAGCAGCCTTGAGGAAATGGAAAAAATGGTTGAATTGAATCCAATTTCATTTAAGGTATTTATGGATTTGGAAAGTGATGAAAGTTTAGAAGAAATATTTTCCAATTTGGGAAAACTAAAACAGACAACAGATTACAACGGACTTGTTGCAGTTCACTGTGAAAAACAGACCATTATCAAAGCTGAAACTGAAAAATTAAAACAAAAAGAAGAAAATGAAGCTATAGATTACAGCTATGCAAGACCATCCTCATCAGAGGATGAATCCGTAAAACAGGCCATAGAACTTGCAGGCAAAAATAATTTAAGATTACATATCTGTCATTTAAGTTCATCCAAATCATTGAGTCTTGCAAAAAGTGCCAGTAAAATACAACCTGTAAGCTGGGAATTTACACCTCACCATCTATTGCTTGATAATTCAGCATTCAATACATATGGCACATTCATAAAAACTAATCCTCCATTAAGAGAAAAACAGAACAGCATCCGCATTGACGATTTAGATACAGATTCAATAATTGGAACCGACCATGCTCCTCATACTTTAGAAGATAAAACAAAAGGAGTTTGGCAATCTTCACCAGGAATTCCGAACTTGGAAACCGTGGTGCCTCTCCTTTTAACAGAAGTAAACAAAGGAAAAATAGATTTAAGTATTATTCCAAAAATTCTCTCACAAAATGCCGCCAAAGTATATGGTCTTGAAAACAAGGGAGAAATTGTTATTGGAAAAGATGCTGATTTTACAGTGATTGATTTAAAACGAAAAGGGAAATTTAACATTAACGAATTCGAAACAAAAGCAGAATATTCACCGTTTGATGGTTGGAGTTACACAGGAATGCCTATAATGACAATCGTTAACGGAAAAATAGTAATGAATAAAATTTAA